Within Ktedonobacterales bacterium, the genomic segment CTGCCTTGCGCGCCGGTTTTATTGTGCTAACGGACCGCTATATCTATTCGCTGATGGCGCGGGCCATCGTGCGCGGGGCCGACCGCGAGTGGGTGAAGCAGGTGTATGGGCTGGCCTTGAGGCCCGACGCCATTTTTTACCTGGATATTGACCTGGACCCGCTGATCCGGCGTATCCTGCGGCGGGGGCGCTTCGATTATTGGGAGTCGGGCATGGATATGCGCCTGGGGCCGGACCTGTATGAAAGCTTCATCATCTATCAGGGGATGATACTCACAGAGTTTCGGCAGATGGCGCCTGAATATAGCTTCCAGGTGATTGACGCCATGCGCCCGATCCCCAGGGTTCTGGCCGACATCCAGGCGCGCATGGAGCCGCTGCTCCCCGCCGGATAATATCAGCATCCTTGAATGGACTTATGAAATCAATGAGCGACGCAGAAAATCAGGCACAACTGGAAACACGATCAGCGGGTACTTCTTCGCTTTCTTCACAAAACGACCATGCTGGTCGCCGCATCGCCTGGCTCTTGGGATGGGCGCTCGTGTTGGGTCTCATGGGCGCATGGCTTGTTGGATTTGAGACGCAAGTCACCAGATTTGCCTACCCGATCACGTGTGGCC encodes:
- a CDS encoding thymidylate kinase; this translates as MTQVAFYGIDTVRVRSEEGLLPGRLFAIEGTDGVGRSTQIQHLRTWLESSGYAVIDTGQRRSALAGRGIDEAKQGHTLGPLTMDLFYATDFVDRFENQILPALRAGFIVLTDRYIYSLMARAIVRGADREWVKQVYGLALRPDAIFYLDIDLDPLIRRILRRGRFDYWESGMDMRLGPDLYESFIIYQGMILTEFRQMAPEYSFQVIDAMRPIPRVLADIQARMEPLLPAG